The Monodelphis domestica isolate mMonDom1 chromosome 7, mMonDom1.pri, whole genome shotgun sequence genome window below encodes:
- the HESX1 gene encoding homeobox expressed in ES cells 1: protein MALCAAANPRPLPSLAESKAASHSFSIESILGLDSKKEKSPTIPPARPWTDPCRPLGEDGNPCLSIPLLPSGSLLPHPGNYPLPEERILKCEKYVSASERFSFKRELSWYRGRRPRTAFTRNQIEVLENVFRVNSYPGIDVREDLARKLNLEEDRIQIWFQNRRAKLKRSHRESQFLMVKKNLNTNLPK, encoded by the exons ATGGCCCTTTGCGCAGCCGCCAATCCCCGGCCGCTGCCCAGCCTGGCCGAGAGCAAGGCAGCCTCTCACTCCTTTTCCATAGAGAGCATTTTGGGACTAGATTCGAAGAAGGAGAAGAGCCCAACCATCCCTCCGGCCAGGCCCTGGACAGATCCCTGCCGTCCCTTAG GGGAGGATGGGAATCCATGCCTATCCATTCCCCTCTTACCCAGTGGCAGCCTGCTCCCTCACCCAGGAAATTACCCTCTACCAGAAGAAAGGATCTTGAAATGTGAGAAATACGTGTCGGCCTCAGAAAGATTTTCGTTCAAGAGAGAGCTGAGTTGGTACCGAGGCAGGAGACCAAGAACTGCTTTTACCAGGAACCAG ATTGAAGTATTGGAGAATGTCTTCAGAGTAAACTCCTACCCTGGTATTGATGTCAGAGAAGACCTGGCTCGGAAATTGAATTTGGAGGAAGATAGAATCCAG ATTTGGTTCCAGAATCGCCGGGCAAAGCTGAAAAGGTCACACAGAGAATCCCAGTTCCTAATggtgaaaaagaatttgaacacaaATCTCCCCAAATAG